Genomic window (Chitinophagales bacterium):
CGAATTATCGAAGCCTTTTTGCATTTCAACCAAAATTTGGGAGGGGATTAAATCACCATTTTAAACATAGGCCTTGCTCACCGGAGCTATGTTAGCTCTGTTTTGTCAAAAGACGATTGTTTTCTTAAAATTTGGGATAAATCTGTTTATGCTTCAGTTCATTCCGTGCATTCTGTGAAAAACTACCTTCCCCAAATTATTGTTAAATACCTATACTTCATTTCTTATTCTGTCGAATATTCTTTAGCTTTGCTTTTTATCGTATTTTCAAGCTTTTAGCTATATTATGACTAGCCAATTTTCTTTTATTTCCAATGCACACCCTTCTGTGATAGAAGGACTTTACAATGATTACAAATCGAATCCAAGCTCTATAGATCCCGAGTTTAAGAAATTTTTTGACGGATTTGATTTCGCTGTAGGACGAGAATCTAGCCAAAGTGGCAGTTCTTCCAGTTTTTCATCGGACGAATTTAAAGTCTTTCACCTCATACAATACTACAGGCATTATGCCCATCTGATAGCAGATACCAACCCATTGCGCAAAAGAAAGGACCGAGGTTTTCAAACTTCCCTCTCTCATTTTGGACTGACGGAAGCAGATTTGAATAAAACGTTTACAGTAGGAAGTGAATTGGGATTAGGCGCAGCTAGCCTACAGGCTATTCTTGATCGACTACATAAAATATATGTCAGCAAAATCGGTTTTGAATTACAGTCAGTTCGCAATGAGGAAGAATACCAGTGGTTAAAAGATGTAGCAGAAAAGAGATATTTAGATAAAAAATTCAGTACAGATAAACAACATAAGACCCTGAAATCTCTTAATAAAGCCGTGGTTTTCGAAGAGTTTCTAGGTAAAAAATTTATAGGTGAAAAGCGATTTTCCATCGAAGGTGGTGAAAGTACGATTCCTGCACTAGAGGCTATTATCGATAAGACGGGAGAACTAGGTTCTAAAGAAGTAGTCATAGGAATGGCGCACCGAGGTCGCCTCAATGTCTTGGTCAATATCATGAAAAAAACCTATGAAGAGATTTTTACTGAATTTGAAGGAACCAATATAGACTCTGCAGCAGGGGATGGTGATGTGAAGTATCACAAGGGTTTCTCCTCTATGTGGCCTACACCTCAGGGAGATTTATATGTCAACTTATTAGCAAATCCGTCTCACTTAGAGGCTGTAAACCCTGTCGTTCTAGGATTTTCAAGAGCAAAGGCAGATATCGAATATCAATCGGATTACTCTAAAGTGTTACCTATTATCATTCATGGAGATGCAGCTATAGCTGGACAAGGAATCGGTCAAGAGGTGATTCAAATGTCTCAGTTGAAGGGATATCGTAATTTTGGATCTATACATTTTGTCATCAATAACCAAATAGGATTTACCACGGATTGGGACGATGCGCGCTCTTCCGATTATTGCACGGCTATAGCAGCTATGCTCAATTGCCCTGTTTTCCATGTGAATGGAGATAGTGTAGAAGACGTCATATTTGCCTGTGAAATAGCAGCAGAATATCGTCAAAAATTCAAGAAGGATGTATTTATAGATATGGTTTGTTATCGCAAGCATGGACACAACGAAAGCGATGATCCGAAATACACCCAACCAGAGCTTTACAATATAATAGCGAAAAAGAAAAATCCACGAGACGTCTATGCAGATTATCTTTCGCAATTAGGCACCGTAGAGGCAGATATGGTAAAAAAGCTAGATAAAGAACTCTACGATGACCTTCAAGATAAATTAAATAAGGTAAAGGAAGAAACGAAAGACTATGTCTATAGGCCTCATGAAAAGGCTTGGATGAAAATGCAAAAAGCAAGAGCTTTAGATTTTGAAACCAGTCCTAAGACTGCTATTTCAGAAGCGGATTTTAAATTAATTGCTGATAAAATCACGAATATTCCAGCTAATTTTTCTCCCTTGAAAAAGATAGAAAAGCAAATGGCAGACTGGAAATCTCGTATGCTAGATAAGCGAGAACTGGACTGGCAAGCCGGAGAATTATTGGCCTATGGCTCTTTATTGAAAGAAGGAAAAATTGTGCGATTATCAGGTGAGGATGTCAAGCGCGGAACTTTTTCGCATAGACATGCCTGTATATTTGACCAGAACAATAATCAAGAACACAATCGACTCAATGCCATATCTGATAAGCAAGCACAGGCGCATATCTTCAATTCCTTATTGTCAGAATATGCCGTTTTAGGTTTTGATTTTGGCTACTCCATAGCCAGTCCAGATAATTTGGTCATATGGGAAGCGCAATTCGGTGATTTTTCAAACGGTGCACAAATTATCATCGATCAGTTTTTGATGTCGAGTGAGACCAAATGGAAAATCAATTCCGGTATGGTTTTACTTTTACCCCATGGCTACGAAGGTCAGGGACCTGAGCACTCGAGTGCTCGCATGGAGCGATTTCTCCAACAATGCGCAGAATTCAACGTACAAGTATGTAACATTACTACCCCAGCCAATTATTTCCACGCCATACGCCGTCAATTAGCCAGGAATTTTAGAATTCCTATTATCGTAATGTCTCCAAAATCATTATTAAGACATCCTAGCTGTGTCAGTCCAGTGGAAGAAATCTTAAATGGAGAATTTCAAGAACTAATAGATGATACCAAGGCGGATGTCAAAAAAGTGAAGCGCGTGCTACATTGTTCAGGTAAAATATATTACGAACTCTTGGCTAAAAAAGAAGCAGACAAGCGAGATGATATAGCCATCGTTCGTTTGGAACAGCTCTACCCTATTCCTATCAATCAGGTAGAGGCTGTATTTGAAAAGTATAAAAAAGCAGAGCATGTATGGGTACAGGAAGAACCTGCCAATATGGGTGCTTGGACTTATCTTCTCGATAGACAATACCGAATGAAAGGCGAAGTCGTTTACAAAGTGGTTGCACGCAAAACCTCCTCCTCCCCTGCCACAGGAAACAAAAAACAGCATTTATTAGAATTGCAGGATTTGATGGAGCGAGCGTTTGGGTAATTTTGAATTTTTAATTCTTAATTTTGAATAATATTTTTTGCTTGAAAAACCCTATCCTAGAAATTAGGAACCTCCACAAATCCTTCAAGAAATTCAAAGCCTTGAATGGAGTGAGTCTAACTGTGAACCAAGGTGAGATTTTTGGATTTCTTGGATGCAATGGTGCTGGGAAATCCACTACAATTCGTTGCTTGCTAACACTAATAAAACCTGATAGTGGCGAAATACTATTTAAAGGAAAAAATATCAATGAATGTCGAAGTGAGTTTTTGAGTTCGGTGGGGTGCATAGTGGAGAAGCCTGATTTCTATAAAAATTTGAGTTTAGAGACCAATCTCAAACTCAGCGCTATGCTTTACAATAAGAATCCTACAAAGAAGGTAATCTATGATAGTTTGGAATTGGTAGGATTAAAAGGAAAAGAAAAAGTCAAATTCAAAGCTTGTTCGCAAGGTATGAAACAAAGACTGGGGATAGCTGCAGCGCTTATTCACGATCCGGAAATAATTATCCTAGATGAACCCTCCAATGGACTTGACCCTAGGGGAATGATTGAACTTCGTCAGCTCATTCTTCGAATGAAAAACGAAATGAAAAAAACGATCATCATTTCTTCGCATATTTTATCAGAAGTAGAATTAATTGTAGATAGTCTCATCATTATAGATAAAGGCGTCAATGTGATACAAGGCAGTGCAAAAGAGCTACTGCATGGTTCCGATGTCATGGTCAATATAGAGACTACTGAAATAAACCGACTGGCTGAGAAAATTAAAAATTCGGTCTACAATTCGCAGTTAGAATCTGTTTCCGAAAATCATATTCTTATGAAATCAACCATGAATGAGGTGGCAACAATGCATAAGGATATTATCCTAATGGACGAACCTATTCAAAATTTCTATACACGTAAGAAACTAGAGGATTTATTCTTAAAATTGACAGAGAATTGATATGGGAAATTTATTGTTTGTAGAGTTATATAAAACCTTTGCCAAACCGAGAACTTATATAGGTATTATAGCCATAGTTTTATTAATCGGTCTCATTCAATTTGGCTATCATTTGAATAAAGACGATATTGGAGGAACGATAAAAGCTATGCTGGGAGGTGGAGTCACTGTAGAAAATCTCTCCCTCAATGGCAATATGATTTGCTATATGGTGCTGCAGATGCTATACGTTCACCTTCCTATTATTGTTGCCTTGGTATCCGGAGATTCGATTTCAGGTGAAATGAATACAGGTACAATACGCGCTTTAATGGTAAAACCAGCTTCTCGTTGGAAAATTTTCTTAGCTAAATGGCTCGCCAATCAACTCTATCTTTTACTTGTCATTATAGTTATTTATATATTTGGGCTATTACTTTCTCGATTTTTGTTTGGAAATGGTGACATGATAGTCTATGGCAGTGAAATATCCGTATTAGAAAAGAGCGAACTACTCATTCGTTTTACCAAAGCCATTGCATTGTCCTATCTAAGCCTAACAGTCATCAGTAATTTGGCTTTTATGCTTTCAAGTTATATGGAGAACTCCGTAGCACCGATTGTTATCACCATGGTTATAAATATTGTATTTTTAATATTTGGAGCTTTAACCTTTGAAGTATTTGAACCTATTCAGGAGGTTTTATTTACTAAGCATATGAGTCTATGGAATTATTGCTTCGAACTACACCCTAAGTTTAATGAATTGTATAAGTCCATTGGAATATTACTTGCCTATATTGGAGGATTTTTCGTTCTAGCCTTTTATTCATTTACTAAAAAAGATATCACACAATGAGAATTGCCATTCTATTTATTATTCTAATCTCAGTGAATCTGCAAAGTCAATCAGCGGCAGAAATAGTAAAGAAATCCTATAATCAGTTTAAAAAACTATCCTCCTACTCTAATGATGTCAATTTCATTTTCGATATACCTTCTGTAAATATTAAAAATTTAGCAGGTAAGGTATATTATAAGTCTCCGGATAAATACCGTGTCAAAGTGGATGGTATAGCCTTCGTCCCTAATGAGAATCCAATGAAGATATACAGTTATCTTGGAGATAATACAAAATATAATTGCCTACTTAACTCAACTGAGACGGTCAATGGACAAAAGTGTCACGTCATTAATATCATACCTAATGGGGAGGCTGATTTTATCTTGGGTAAACTTTGGATAAGCCAAAGCAACTATTGTCCATATAAAGTAGAATTAACCACTAGGAGAGGTACTGTCAAAATGGAAAATTTCTTCAAAACAATGTCTAATTATGGTTTGCCCGATAAAGTTGTTTTTTATCTAGAAAACTTTAAAGCACCTAAAGGCAAAGGACTTGGGCCTAAAAAAGAAGATAAAGATGAAAAAACGGGTACCATTACTATGATATATTCAAATTATAAAATCAACCTACCTATAGCAGATAGTATATTCCCAAAACTCATAGTCAAGGAAACTAAAAAATAGAAAGTTTACCATCGGATATATCAATTGTCACAGATTTACTAGACTTAAACTTGCCATTTCCATCTGAAAAAGGAGACTCTATAGTGCCAATTATATAAGGACCTTCTTCATGATATTTTATAAAATAATCCTTAACCATTATCATGGTATCCGATTTAGGAAATTGATCAATAGATACTAACGTTTTATTGTTTTCCATTATCTTGATTTGTCTGGAGCAAGATACTATAAACAGCACTAAAGAAATCACAGCTAGCCTTAACATAAAATACGCTTTTGTTATCAAACGTAAATATAAGAAATAAATTATACTATTCTACACACACGTCAATTTTATTGTTTTTCAAATATTTAGGATAACAAAACGTATATTAAATTGAATCACTGAATTAAGACTCATTTTTACCTAAAATCAATATATTTGTAAATTCTAAATTCGATAGTGAAAATTATGAGTGAAGTTCAAAATGTCAAGGTAACGATAGACGGTGTAGAAATTATGGTTCCAGCTGGTACAACTATACTTCAGGCAGCTAGAATGCTAGATAATGATAGTGTACCACCAGCTATGTGCTTCTATACTCCTCTGACAGAAAGTGGTGGAAAGTGTCGCACTTGCTTGGTTCGTGTAGCAGCAGGTAGCGAAAAAGATCCTAGACCTATGCCTAAACTAGTTCCTTCCTGCAAAACAAATGTGATGGACGGCATGGTAGTAGAGGTAAAATCAAGTCCTAAGGTGCAAGAAGCTAGAGCCGGCGTCACAGAGCTATTATTGATTAATCACCCTCTCGATTGCCCTGTATGTGACCAGGCAGGAGAATGCCATTTACAAGACTTGGCCTTTGAACATGGTAAAGCTGGCAGTCGTTATGATTTCAAACGTCAAGAGTTTGAAGAAGAAGAAATAGGAGACTATATTTCGCTGAATAAAGAACGATGCATTGTATGCTACCGCTGTGTATTCGCAGCTAATCAGCTATGTGATAGACGGGAGCATGGCGTCCTATTCAGAGGTGATAAAGCAGAAATAAGTACCTTGATAGGAGAATCGCTCGACAATGAATTTATAGGAAATATCATCGATGTGTGCCCTGTAGGAGCGCTCACAGATAGAACCTTCCGCTTTAAGTCTCGCGTATGGTTCACTAATCAATTTGATGCGCACAGAGAATGTGACAAGTGCTGTGGAAAAACAGTAGTACATAAAAAAGGAGACGAAATCATACGAGTCTCTGCCCGCAAAGACAAATGGGGCGAGGTGGAAAACTGGATATGCAATACTTGCCGTTTTGATAAAAAAGATAATGCCGACTGGACGATAGATGGACCTAGAAAAATAGAAAGGACTTCTGTGCAGAGTTTAAATCATTATGAAAATAGTGGACAGACAACTGTAATAAATAGCATCAGTTAATTTTGAATTTTGAATTCTTAATTTTGAATAAATGAAGGAAAACATTATTAGAGATAAATCCTTTCAATTTGCTATTAAATCAATTGATTTATACAAAGAGTTAGTTGAAAATAAAGAATTCGTTCTATCAAAGCAATTTTTAAGAAGTGCCACTAGTATTGGAGCTAATATGGAAGAAGCTACCGCTGGAGTTTCAAAAAAAGATTTCGTCAACAAAATAGCTATTTCCTCAAAAGAAGCACGTGAAAGTTTTTATTGGCTGCGTTTAATAGAATATTACAATCAAGACCTAGACTTAAGAAACCTGAAATCAGATTGCGAAGAATTAATTAAAATTCTAACTAAATTTATTAAAACCTCCCAAGAAAATATTTAAAATTAAAAATTTAGAATTAAAAATTCACAAATGAACGCTACCACAGACTATTTTTTAGTAGATGAATTGCTAACAGACGAACACAAAATGATTCGTCAAACGGTTCGAGACTATGTAGACAAGGAAATAATGCCTATCATAGACGAACATGCACATAAACATATTCCGATTCCCAACCTGATGAAAAATTTGGGTGCCATAGGTGCATTAGGACCATATATCCCAGAAGAATATGGAGGTGCAGGTCTAGACCAAATAGCCTATGGACTTATCATGCAAGAGCTTGAGCGAGGAGATAGCGCTGTTCGATCAGCTGCTTCTGTGCAGTCTAGCTTGGTCATGTATCCAATTTTTAGCTTCGGAAGTGAAGAACAGAAAAGAAAGTATTTGCCCAAGCTCGCTACGGGTGAAATGATTGGGTGCTTCGGATTAACAGAACCTAATCATGGCTCCAATCCGAACGGAATGGAAACGAAAATTAAAGATGCGGGAGATCATTATATTCTTAATGGAGCTAAAATGTGGATCACCAATTCTCCCCTCGCTGATATAGCCGTTGTTTGGGCAAAAGATGAAGAAGGAGTTATCAGAGGATTAGTAGTGGAAAGAGGTATGGAAGGCTTTACCTCTCCTGAAACACACAACAAATGGTCGCTAAGAGCCAGTGCTACAGGTGAGTTAGCTTTTGATAATGTAAAAGTACCTAAGGAAAATATTTTCCCAAACATCAAAGGTCTAAAAGGTCCTTTATCTTGTCTCAATTCGGCAAGATATGGTATATCATGGGGAGTTCTGGGTGCAGCGATTAATTGTTATGAAGTGGCCCTTAAATATTCCTTGCAACGTGAGCAGTTTGGCAGACCCATAGCAGGCTTCCAGTTGCAACAGAAAAAGTTAGCCGAGGCTATTACCGAAATCACCAAAGCCCAATTGATGGTATGGAGACTAGGTGTGCTGAAAAATGAAAACAGGGCTACACCTGCTCAAATTTCCATGGCCAAGAGAAATAATGTTCACACTGCCCTGACTATTGCTAGAGAGTTAAGACAAGTTTTAGGAGGTATGGGCATCATGGGTGAATTTCCTATGATGCGTCATGCAGCCAATCTTGAATCTGTTATTACCTATGAGGGTACGCATGACGTGCATTTGCTCATTACGGGTAATGATATTACGGGTATTAATGCTTTTGTTTAGTTATCAGTAGGCAGTTCTCAGTAGTCAGTAATTCGTAGTGCCTTTGTGCCAAATTTAATTTCAACAAGTTGAAAGATTTATTTCCAGTATTTGAAAGGCTAGTTACAAGAGATAAAAAAGAAATACTTCTCAACCAGAATGGAAAGGTATATTGGCTCTATGGTCAGAGTGGTAGTGGCAAGACGACCATTGCTGTAGAACTTGAAAAACAATTATATGCACAAGGTAAATTTGTCATTGTTTTAGATGGCGACAATTTGCGTTCAGGATTGAATTCTGGTTTGGGTTTTTCTACCGAAGACCGCGCAGAGAATATTCGACGAGCTGCTGAAGTAGCTAAAATCCTTGTTCAAAATGGTGTTATCGTTATTTGTTGTTTCGTTTGTCCACTTAATTCTATGCGAAAACTTGCAAGAGAAATCATAGGCAAGGATTTTGTCGAAGTGTACATTAAGACATCACTCGAAACGCTCATGGAGCGAGATACTAAGGGTTTTTACAAAATGGCAATGGAAGGCAAAATGGCTAATTTAACTGGGGTCAACGCAGAATTTGAAGACGGACTTCATTCAGATTTGATTGTAGATACAGACAAGGTCAAAGTAGAAGAAGCAGTGCTACAAATTATGAATTTAAAACTCTAGGTTTTGTTTAAAGGGGAACACATAATACTATTGTATGGTCTAATCGGATGGGGTTTAGCTTTTGCAATGTGTTGGCAAGAAAGTAAATTGAGGAAAATTAATTTCTTTTGGGCATTATTTCTATGCGTTATAATAACTCCGCTTATTGCCTATTTTATCATCTCAGGTTATGGACTTAGAAATCCTAGAGGTTGCAAATGGTGCGGGAACACAGAAAATGAAGCAGAATTCTGTGGTATATGCAGAAAGAATGAAAATGGGGATTTAAGACCATTTTAATTATGTCGAATTCTCCATAATTAAAATTTAAAGTAGACGAAATTGACTACCATAAATCCAACGTATTTAATTTATATTTGCCATATTAAAAATTATAAAATCACAATTAAAACGTGTCCTCCTATTCCCTCAACCATTTAGAAGAACTCGAAGCGGAAGCTATTTTTGTCATTCGCGAAGTAGCCGCTCAGTTTGAAAATCCAGCTATCCTATTTTCAGGTGGCAAGGATAGTATCGTCGTCAGTTACCTGGCCCGAAAAGCTTTTTATCCTGCCAACATTCCTTTTCCACTTTTACATATTGATACTGGGCACAATTTTCAAGAAACACTGGATTATAGAGACAATCTAGCCAAAGAATTCAATGCTCGACTGATAGTAGGCCATGTGCAAGAAATGATAGACAAAGGTATGGCGAATGATGAGAAAGGAGTCAATGCTTCCAGAAATATAGCTCAGATACCTACTCTTTTACAAGCTATCGAAACGCATAAGTTCGACGCCCTCATTGGTGGTGCGCGTCGCGATGAAGAGAAGGCCAGAGCCAAAGAACGCTTCTTCTCTCACCGTGATGAATTCGGTCAATGGGATCCTAAGAATCAACGACCAGAGCTTTGGAATATATTTAATGGAAGAAAACATCTCGGTGAACACTTCCGAGTCTTCCCTATTTCCAACTGGACTGAACTCGATGTATGGCAATACATAGCCAAAGAAAAAATTCTATTGCCTTCACTTTATTTTGCGCATAAGAGACGAGTCTTTAACCGCGATGGAACTTGGCTTTCAGAAAGTCCCTATACCCAAACTAAAGAAAACGAAGTAATCGAAGAAAAGATGATTCGCTTTCGCACCATGGGTGACATAACCATTACTGGAGCCTATCTATCTGAAGCCTCCAATCTCGACGAAGTCATTCAAGAAATAGCCGCATCTCTTTCCACAGAGCGTGGTACCCGAGCCGATGACAAACGCTCCGAAACCGCCATGGAAGATAGAAAGAAGGAAGGGTATTTTTAATTTTGAATTTTCAATTTTTAGTTTTGAATAGCTTTCAGTGGGTTGTTACTTTATTTACTTTTGTAGCTCTATTTGGTTGTAATGAAATTAGGTATGAATCTCAAAATACAACAATGAATTTTGATTCAATCACACAATCAAATAAGAATAAAACTGAAATCGATACAATAATTGATAACCTTTGGAAACTTGACTCCGAATGCACTGAAAAAGACAACTTCAAAGAATTAAACATTGAAGGCTTTTCCATTTGCGGAAAGGTAAAGAAAGACTTTTTAAAAAAACATAGAAATTATGACTCCATAGTGGGTTATTATTATTTCTATGGTCCAAATAGAATTGTGTTTGAAAATGATAGAATTATTGCCTTTTATCTTTACAATTCAAAATTTAAAATACATAATTTTATAAATATTGGGGATTCAACCAAAACTCTCATAAATAAATTTCCTTGTTCCTTTAAAGATAACTTAAAAACCTATAGTATTAAACTATTTAATAATAATAGTGATGATTTAACTATCGAATATAATGACTTTGTTGTTACTTCTATTCAATACCAAATTGATGAACCTTAAAGTGATGTAGTAATACCAAAATTTAATATTCAAAATTAAAAATTCAAAACTAAAAATTAAACTTGGATCTCCGCCTCTCCTTCACCACACAAGCCTTCCTAGACCTCAAAAATCCTTTTGAGATATTGGTTGTTACCCGAAAGGATGACAAAGTGGACTATCATACCGAACCTATCCCAAATCGTGCTGTGATTGCGAGATATAAATTGGATAGTTGGAATCTGATAGCGGAGAATTTTGAGTTTAAAAAATACCAAAAACTAATAACGCAGCATAAAGAAAACTATGAAAAACTGGGTTTATCTACTGGACTGA
Coding sequences:
- a CDS encoding 2-oxoglutarate dehydrogenase E1 component — encoded protein: MTSQFSFISNAHPSVIEGLYNDYKSNPSSIDPEFKKFFDGFDFAVGRESSQSGSSSSFSSDEFKVFHLIQYYRHYAHLIADTNPLRKRKDRGFQTSLSHFGLTEADLNKTFTVGSELGLGAASLQAILDRLHKIYVSKIGFELQSVRNEEEYQWLKDVAEKRYLDKKFSTDKQHKTLKSLNKAVVFEEFLGKKFIGEKRFSIEGGESTIPALEAIIDKTGELGSKEVVIGMAHRGRLNVLVNIMKKTYEEIFTEFEGTNIDSAAGDGDVKYHKGFSSMWPTPQGDLYVNLLANPSHLEAVNPVVLGFSRAKADIEYQSDYSKVLPIIIHGDAAIAGQGIGQEVIQMSQLKGYRNFGSIHFVINNQIGFTTDWDDARSSDYCTAIAAMLNCPVFHVNGDSVEDVIFACEIAAEYRQKFKKDVFIDMVCYRKHGHNESDDPKYTQPELYNIIAKKKNPRDVYADYLSQLGTVEADMVKKLDKELYDDLQDKLNKVKEETKDYVYRPHEKAWMKMQKARALDFETSPKTAISEADFKLIADKITNIPANFSPLKKIEKQMADWKSRMLDKRELDWQAGELLAYGSLLKEGKIVRLSGEDVKRGTFSHRHACIFDQNNNQEHNRLNAISDKQAQAHIFNSLLSEYAVLGFDFGYSIASPDNLVIWEAQFGDFSNGAQIIIDQFLMSSETKWKINSGMVLLLPHGYEGQGPEHSSARMERFLQQCAEFNVQVCNITTPANYFHAIRRQLARNFRIPIIVMSPKSLLRHPSCVSPVEEILNGEFQELIDDTKADVKKVKRVLHCSGKIYYELLAKKEADKRDDIAIVRLEQLYPIPINQVEAVFEKYKKAEHVWVQEEPANMGAWTYLLDRQYRMKGEVVYKVVARKTSSSPATGNKKQHLLELQDLMERAFG
- a CDS encoding ABC transporter ATP-binding protein; translated protein: MNNIFCLKNPILEIRNLHKSFKKFKALNGVSLTVNQGEIFGFLGCNGAGKSTTIRCLLTLIKPDSGEILFKGKNINECRSEFLSSVGCIVEKPDFYKNLSLETNLKLSAMLYNKNPTKKVIYDSLELVGLKGKEKVKFKACSQGMKQRLGIAAALIHDPEIIILDEPSNGLDPRGMIELRQLILRMKNEMKKTIIISSHILSEVELIVDSLIIIDKGVNVIQGSAKELLHGSDVMVNIETTEINRLAEKIKNSVYNSQLESVSENHILMKSTMNEVATMHKDIILMDEPIQNFYTRKKLEDLFLKLTEN
- a CDS encoding ABC transporter permease subunit; this translates as MGNLLFVELYKTFAKPRTYIGIIAIVLLIGLIQFGYHLNKDDIGGTIKAMLGGGVTVENLSLNGNMICYMVLQMLYVHLPIIVALVSGDSISGEMNTGTIRALMVKPASRWKIFLAKWLANQLYLLLVIIVIYIFGLLLSRFLFGNGDMIVYGSEISVLEKSELLIRFTKAIALSYLSLTVISNLAFMLSSYMENSVAPIVITMVINIVFLIFGALTFEVFEPIQEVLFTKHMSLWNYCFELHPKFNELYKSIGILLAYIGGFFVLAFYSFTKKDITQ
- a CDS encoding outer membrane lipoprotein-sorting protein: MRIAILFIILISVNLQSQSAAEIVKKSYNQFKKLSSYSNDVNFIFDIPSVNIKNLAGKVYYKSPDKYRVKVDGIAFVPNENPMKIYSYLGDNTKYNCLLNSTETVNGQKCHVINIIPNGEADFILGKLWISQSNYCPYKVELTTRRGTVKMENFFKTMSNYGLPDKVVFYLENFKAPKGKGLGPKKEDKDEKTGTITMIYSNYKINLPIADSIFPKLIVKETKK
- a CDS encoding (2Fe-2S)-binding protein, producing the protein MSEVQNVKVTIDGVEIMVPAGTTILQAARMLDNDSVPPAMCFYTPLTESGGKCRTCLVRVAAGSEKDPRPMPKLVPSCKTNVMDGMVVEVKSSPKVQEARAGVTELLLINHPLDCPVCDQAGECHLQDLAFEHGKAGSRYDFKRQEFEEEEIGDYISLNKERCIVCYRCVFAANQLCDRREHGVLFRGDKAEISTLIGESLDNEFIGNIIDVCPVGALTDRTFRFKSRVWFTNQFDAHRECDKCCGKTVVHKKGDEIIRVSARKDKWGEVENWICNTCRFDKKDNADWTIDGPRKIERTSVQSLNHYENSGQTTVINSIS
- a CDS encoding four helix bundle protein; protein product: MKENIIRDKSFQFAIKSIDLYKELVENKEFVLSKQFLRSATSIGANMEEATAGVSKKDFVNKIAISSKEARESFYWLRLIEYYNQDLDLRNLKSDCEELIKILTKFIKTSQENI
- a CDS encoding acyl-CoA dehydrogenase family protein, which produces MNATTDYFLVDELLTDEHKMIRQTVRDYVDKEIMPIIDEHAHKHIPIPNLMKNLGAIGALGPYIPEEYGGAGLDQIAYGLIMQELERGDSAVRSAASVQSSLVMYPIFSFGSEEQKRKYLPKLATGEMIGCFGLTEPNHGSNPNGMETKIKDAGDHYILNGAKMWITNSPLADIAVVWAKDEEGVIRGLVVERGMEGFTSPETHNKWSLRASATGELAFDNVKVPKENIFPNIKGLKGPLSCLNSARYGISWGVLGAAINCYEVALKYSLQREQFGRPIAGFQLQQKKLAEAITEITKAQLMVWRLGVLKNENRATPAQISMAKRNNVHTALTIARELRQVLGGMGIMGEFPMMRHAANLESVITYEGTHDVHLLITGNDITGINAFV
- the cysC gene encoding adenylyl-sulfate kinase; amino-acid sequence: MKDLFPVFERLVTRDKKEILLNQNGKVYWLYGQSGSGKTTIAVELEKQLYAQGKFVIVLDGDNLRSGLNSGLGFSTEDRAENIRRAAEVAKILVQNGVIVICCFVCPLNSMRKLAREIIGKDFVEVYIKTSLETLMERDTKGFYKMAMEGKMANLTGVNAEFEDGLHSDLIVDTDKVKVEEAVLQIMNLKL
- the cysD gene encoding sulfate adenylyltransferase subunit CysD — encoded protein: MSSYSLNHLEELEAEAIFVIREVAAQFENPAILFSGGKDSIVVSYLARKAFYPANIPFPLLHIDTGHNFQETLDYRDNLAKEFNARLIVGHVQEMIDKGMANDEKGVNASRNIAQIPTLLQAIETHKFDALIGGARRDEEKARAKERFFSHRDEFGQWDPKNQRPELWNIFNGRKHLGEHFRVFPISNWTELDVWQYIAKEKILLPSLYFAHKRRVFNRDGTWLSESPYTQTKENEVIEEKMIRFRTMGDITITGAYLSEASNLDEVIQEIAASLSTERGTRADDKRSETAMEDRKKEGYF